A window of Lytechinus pictus isolate F3 Inbred chromosome 7, Lp3.0, whole genome shotgun sequence contains these coding sequences:
- the LOC129264379 gene encoding N-alpha-acetyltransferase 20-like encodes MTTIRPFTCDDLFKFNNVNMDYLTETYGIPFYLQYLAHWPEYIQVCEAPGGQIMGYIMGKAEGSVAQETWHGHVTALSVAPEYRRLGLAAIMMNILEEVSERKDCFFVDLFVRVSNEIATNMYARLGYTVYRKVLQYYSGDPDEDAYDMRKALSRDKDKKSVIPLKNPVRPEDVE; translated from the exons ATGACGACAATACGACCTTTCACGTGTGACGATTTATTCAAGTTCAATAACGT GAATATGGATTATCTCACAGAAACC TATGGGATTCCATTCTATCTCCAATACTTGGCACATTGGCCGGAGTATATTCAAGTTTGTGAAGCGCCCGGAGGTCAGATCATGGGATACA TCATGGGCAAAGCAGAAGGATCTGTTGCCCAAGAGACGTGGCATGGTCATGTGACTGCATTGTCCGTTGCCCCAGAGTATCGGAGACTGGGATTGGCTGCTATCATGATGAATATTCTGGAGGAGGTATCAGAGAG GAAAGACTGCTTCTTCGTTGACTTGTTCGTTCGTGTATCAAATGAGATAGCAACCAACATGTACGCTCGGCTTGGGTACACTGTGTATAGGAAGGTCTTACAGTACTACTCGGGTGACCCTGATGAAGATGCGTATG ACATGCGCAAGGCTCTGAGCCGAGACAAGGATAAGAAGTCTGTGATCCCCCTCAAGAATCCCGTCAGACCCGAAGATGTGGAATGA